DNA from Gammaproteobacteria bacterium:
GGTGATGAAGGATCTGTATGACATCAAATACCTGCTGCTGGAAAAGAGTATCGGCGATACTGCGGAAATAGAGCTCAAGCGCGGCGATGAAGTGATTAAAATCACCCTGCCCTTTGAGAAGTAAGGAGCTATCGGCTACTGCTGATGCTGAGGAAAGCTTGGCCCAGAAGGCTCCGCCCCGCTAAGTGGAATGCCCTGCGCTACCTGTTTACAGAGCTAACATCGAAGCCCTGTGCCTCGGCGTCCAATAAAGACAACACCGTGGCTGCCTTCTTGCAACCACGGCCTGAGAATACTTATCGGCTACACCGGCTCAGGGGTTTATGTAGCTTGCGCCTCCATGCCCGGCCGAATTAAGGATCGAAGAAGACTCCCGGTTGCCCAATTTATGTGTGTTTTTCATTTAAAGCTTGAGGATGGTCTTTTGGGCATTTTTTGGAGCTTTTCAATAACATTTTTCGGCCCAGTTACCCATATTTGAACAGGAAATGACTCCAGAACCATTACGTCCCTAAGAACTCCCTTCTCTTCTAGGTCTTGAACCCTTTCTAAGATTGGGTCAGGGTGTTCGGTGCTCCCAATGATAAGTACACTTTCAGCGTCTCTAACGGTCGTTGAGTCACTGGCGTAAACTAACGCTCCTCCTGCAAAGAGCAGAGCCAATAGATAAATAATGGCAGTGGCCTGTTGTTTAATAAGCATAATGACTGGTTTCTATCCCGTGCTCCAAACCTAAATGCCGCAGAGAACTGCCTAGGTTAATGGGCCTTATGTGTGACGGCATGCGCGTGCTCGCTTTGCTATCCGCCAATGAAAAAAGAATACTACTGATGCAATAAGAACAATGATGAGAGACCTAACCATACTCATAATTGAGTCGGTTCTCATTCGTTGTTCTGCCATCTCTAAATTCCGTTTATTGTTCTCTTGAATCAGTTTATCTCTTTCATCATCACTAGTGATGGTTTTTTGCACTGGGGGAGGTGGCAATGGCTGGCCTGCTAGGAGGCTGTCGGGCTTAGGTGATCGTAGCGAGGGAAAGCCATTTTGAGTCCATTTTTTTGATCGTTTGAGGCGAATATTGAGCATATTCAACGAAAATGATCGGAGAAATGGGCCTGAATGGCTTTTCCGCAGTAGATTCACCCTAAGTCCGACAGCCTCCTAGAGGTGTTGCTGGGTTTATACTCGTAACCCCATGGTTATAAAACTGAGTAGGAGGGTAATGCATTATTGGGGCATTCATGGTTGATGGGAATGAGACTTCAACGGCATTGTATAAAAATATGCCACTAAATATGCTCAAGCACCCCATAGAAACGAAGCACACGGATAACGCATACATTTGCAATAATTTTTCATTCATTCGAAATGTCCCGCCTGAATTCGTATGATAAGTGCATGACCTTTGATGTTGATTGAGCACAAACCCTGTAGCCTGTAAGAAGAGTAGGACTCAGGGTTACGCTGCAAGGTTACGAAACCAAAAGCAGAGGCCACAAAAATGAGTGACAAGCACCTGAGTCTTGAGGAAATAAATTATATCGAGCTTTCAATGAAAAACGATAAGAGATGAAAGAAAGTAGGGAGCAGGTCACAATTTTTTCATCTACTCCTCTCCTTTGTAGCTTATTCATCATGCTGGCAGCTTACAGAGTCCAGATAGTCACTTAATGTTTGACCGGCTACGGTGCTGAATATTGTGTTTAAGGGTTCTATGTCGCTCATTCGGTCGAGCCGGAAGTGGCGGAACTGATTACGTAGTTCGCACCACGCCACCAGGGTCCAGGTGCGCCCCCAGTAAAATAGTCCCAATGGGTGGACGGTGCGTGATGAGTGTTGGCCATCTTCTCGGGTGTAGTTGAAGGTTACTTTTTGCTGTTGGCTGGTGCTGCTGCGGAGTAGCGCCAGGTGTGTTTTGGTTTTGGTGTCTGTATTGAAGTCGGGCACCAGTAACTCTTGGCGTTTGAGTTCGGGTTTGAGTCGTTCGGGTAGGCTATTTTCAATTTTATTCAGTGCCTGATTTGCAGCTTGTGCCAGCCCTTTGTCTGTCCAAGCTTGTACCATGCGAGCGCCGAGCATCAGAG
Protein-coding regions in this window:
- a CDS encoding WYL domain-containing protein, encoding MLGARMVQAWTDKGLAQAANQALNKIENSLPERLKPELKRQELLVPDFNTDTKTKTHLALLRSSTSQQQKVTFNYTREDGQHSSRTVHPLGLFYWGRTWTLVAWCELRNQFRHFRLDRMSDIEPLNTIFSTVAGQTLSDYLDSVSCQHDE